The stretch of DNA ACCCGGCGCCGCTGACGAAGTCCACCTTGGCCACGACCGCCCGCGGCGTGTGCTGCGTCAGGTAGTAGAGGCCCTGCGAGAGATGGCTCGTGTCCTCCGGAATCCCGCGCGAGCCGACGAGCGCGACCTTCGGCTTCTCCCAGGCGCCGATGACGGAGATGTTCACGCTGCCCTGCTCGTCGATCTGCGCGGGGTTGATCCAGATGCGGAACCGGTCGGAGAAGATCGCGTCGAAGATGTCCTCCATCGTCAACGGGATCGCCCGCTGATTGTCCGTCAGGAACTGCCCGAGGGTCAGGGTGGGAAGGGCCGCCACGTCCATGCCCGATTCCGGGGTCGCGAGCACCGCGAGCTCCGGCGAGTGCGTGCTCCGCGCCAGGTGCGCGGCGAGGGCGCCGAACGCCGTGACCGAGCTCACGAGCACCTCGCCGCGGAGCTCCCGGCCCATGCACGTGATGATCAGTTCATCGATCGTGTAGTCGGGCATCGCGGTCCTCCCCATCTGAATGCGTCGGACGGCTGCGTCTGACGATCCACTGCCGCCGGGACGTACTGGCTCACGCCGTAGGCGTCAACTGCGCGATCTGTTCCGCTCGTTTGAACGCGTCCTACACGCGCAGCCGCTCGCCGAGGGTGTGTTCGCCGCCGAGCCGCCGGGCGTACTCCCGGTCGTCGACGTACACGTACTTCTCGAGGTACTCGTGCCAGGACGACCGGTCGCGCGCCGCGGTCAGGTATTCGCGGACGTGGTTGAGGTCCGCCCGGTACTCCGGCGCGCATCCGGTGAAGTGGGCGCCCCACCGCGCCTCCACGACGCCGGTCACGACCGTGCGAAAGATGTGGACGTCGCGGCCGTATGTCTGCAGGCGTTCGGGGAGCAGGATCTGCTCTGCCGAGAGAAACGTCTGCGCGGCGGCCTTGGCGCACAGTGCGTCCATGTGCCCGTCGCCCAGCACGACGCCGTTGCCCTGCGGGTCGGCCAGGTTCACGTGCAGCAGCGCGACGTCGGGGCGCAGCGCCGGGACCGCGACGAGCGTCTCGCCGCCGAACGGGTCCTGAAACATCTTGAACGCCGGGTTGACCCGGAGCAGATCGGTGGCCAGCCCGGAGCGGGTCGGCAGGAACGGCAGTCGCTTGATCGTCGCGTCGAGGCCCGCCATGATCGTGAACTCGGACCATTCCTGGAAGCGGACGGATCCGTCCTGGCGGGCGCGGCGGAAGTGCGGGGCGAGGCCCATCACTTCGAATCCGACGAAGGCGTAGATGACCTGCGCGACCTTGCCGGTGCCGATCAGGAGGTCCACCTCGGGCCCGCCGACGTTCACGATGAGGCGCAGATCACGGCGGTCGCTGCGCGCCAGCGCGCGGACCAGCGCCATCGGTTTGCGGGACAGGGAGGAGCCGCCGATCGCGATGAGCGCGCCGTCGGGGATCCGGGCCACGACGTCGTCGCTGGTGAGAACTTTGCTCATGGCCGTGCCTCCTAGTCGGAACGACCTTCGCCGCGCTGCCGCCTCCGGAACTGCTCGAACGGCGCGGCGACGAGGCCGAGGCCGCCGTCGACGACCACGGTCTGTCCGGTGATGAACCGCGCCGCGGGGCTGCACAGGAACACGACGGCCGCCGCGACGTCCTCCGGCGCGCCCATCCGGCCCGCCGGCGTGTAGTCCGAGACCAGGCGATCGAACTCGGCGTAGCGGTCCCCGCCGTAGAATCGCGCGGAATCCGTGGCGATCACCCCGGGGCTCACGCAGTTGGCCGTGATCCCCCGGCCGGCCAGCTCGTACGCGAGGTACCGCGTCCACGTCTCCATCGCGCTCTTCGCCGACGCCAGGATCGCATAGTTGGGCAGGCACTCGACCGTCCCCTGCCCGCCGATCGTGACGATCGCGCCCGCCCGGCCCGCCATCAGCGGGACCGCGCGCTGCGCGCACAGGGCGAGCGAGCGCACGATCAGGTCGAAGGTCCGCTGCAGATGGTGCGGCTTCGTCTCCAGGGTCGATTTGAACGCGGTGGCGGCGTGGTTGGCGACGAACGCATCGAGCGCGCCGAACCGCTCGGCCGTCTCGTCGAAGAGGCGGGTGATGTCCTCGGGCTTCTCGAGATCGGCCGGGATCGCCGCGGCGCGGCGGCCGCGCGCGGCGATCCCGGCCGCGACCTCCTCCGCGGCCTCGCGGCTGCGGTTGTAGTGCACGACGATGTCCGCGCCGGCGTCCGCGAAGAGCCGCGCGGTCGCGCGGCCGATGCCGCGTCCGGCCCCGGTGACGAGCGCGACCTTCCCTGTGAACGCTCCCGTGAACACCGCCGTCCCCCCTCTGCGCCCGCCCTACCGGTCTTCCCCGCGGGGAGGCGCGGCCCGTTCGCGGGCCCGGGCCGTCGCGCGGACGGCGACCACGCAGTTCTGCCCGCCGAAACCGAAGGCGTTGGCGAGGGCGAGCCGGATGGTCGCGGGGCGTGCCTCGCGCGGCACATAATCGAGGTCACACGCCGGATCGGGATGGTCGAGATTGATCGTGGGCGGGATGATGCCGTCCCGGATCGCCAGCACGCCGACCATCGCCGCGAGCGCGCCCGCCGCCCCGATGAGGTGGCCCACCATGCTCTTCGGCGCAGTGACGGGAATCGCGCGGGCGCGGTCGCCGAGCGCCGCCTTGATGGCGCCGGTCTCCGCGACGTCGTTGAGCGGTGTGCCGGTCCCGTGCGCCACGACGAGGTCGACGTCGTCCGGCCGGGCGTCCGCCGTCCGAAGGCTCCCCGTGATGGCGCGGGCCGCCGCGATTCCGTCGGGGTGCGGCGCCGTTTCGTGATACGCGTCGCTCGTGAGCGCCGCGCCGGCGAGCTCGGCATAGATACGCGCCTCGCGCGCGCGCGCCAGGTCCTCGCGCTCGACGGCGAACACGACCGCGCCTTCGCCGAAGACGAACCCGTCGCGGTCCCGGTCGAACGGGCGGCTGGCCTGCGCGGGCGCCTCGTTGCGCCGGCTGAGGGCGCCGAGCGAGCAGAGGGCGGTCCAGACCGCGGGGGTGAGGGCCGCTTCGGTGCCGCCGGCGAGGACGCAGTCGGCGTCCCCGGCCAGGATCCACCGGCGCGCCTCCATGAGCGCGATCGTGCCCGCCGCGCAGGCGCCGACCGACGCGTTGGACGGCCCGCGCGTGCCGAAGCGGATCGTCACGGCCGACGCCGCCATGTTGCCGATCAGCATCGGCAGTAGAAACGGCGTCACGCGATCCGGGCGGCCGCCGTAGAGATGCGGCGCTTCGCGATCGACCATCTCGATGCCGCCGAGCGCGGTCGCGATCGTCACGCCGACGCGGTCGCGGTTGTCGGGGCCGACGTCGAGGCGGGCGTCGAGCAGCGCTTCCTGCGCGGCGCCGATCGCCAGCTGCGCAAAGCGGGCGGTGCGCCGGGCCTGCTTGCGGCTCATGACGGCGAGGGGGTCGAAGCCCGACACTTCCGCCGCAATCCGGACCGGGTAGTTCGACGCGTCGAACCGCGTCACCGGTCCGACGCCGCTCCGGCCGGCCAGGAGGCCGGCCCACGTTTCGGGCGCCGAGAGACCGACCGGGGTGAGCGCCCCGATTCCGGTGATGACCGCCTTCGTCACGAACCCTCCGCCATCGGCATCGAACACCTTTCGGCTCTACTTTCGGCTCCACACTACGTGTTTCCTTAGCGTCTTCCCTTGGCTGGTGCGCCCGGGAGTCGGCGAAAACACGAACATTCACGTGGCACTTGGCAGATTCTTCCGGGCGTGATACAGTATCGATGAAATCATTCGCCGTTTTCTTCGTAGCAGTGACCGCGGAATCCGAACATTCCAACTCGCCGCGCCGTGATGCGCGACGTGGAGCGCCGGAATGGCCGTCCTGGTTGTCGGGTCGGGTGGCAGGGAGCACGCGTTGGCGTGGGCCCTCGCGCAAGAAGACCGGACGACCATACCCTATTGCGCTCCGGGAAATCCCGGCATCGCGTCCGTCGCAACGTGTCTTCCGTGCGCCCCCCTTGATTTTGACGCGCTCGCCGGCGAGGCCGTCCGACACGGCGTCGATATCACCATCGTCGGCCCCGAGGCGCCGCTGGCCGCCGGACTCGTGGACGCGTTCGCCACGCGCGGGCTTCGGGCGTTCGGCCCGACGCGGGCGGCCGCCGCGATCGAGTCCAGCAAGAGCTTCATGAAAACATTGTGCCGCCGCTACGAAATCCCGACGGCGCGGGCGCGCACCTTCGATGACCCGTCGGCGGCGCGTGACTATGTCCGCAGCGCCGGCCGTCCGCTGGTGGTCAAGGCCGACGGGCTCGCCGCGGGCAAGGGGGTCGTGATGGCGCGCTCCGCGGACGAGGCCGTCGCGGCCGTTGAGGACATGATGCGCGGCGGCCGGTTCGGCGAGGCCGGCGCCCGTGTGGTGGTCGAAGAGTGGCTCGAGGGCGACGAGGTCAGCATCTTTGGCCTGAGCGACGGAGTGCACATCGTCCCGCTGCTGCCGGCGCGCGATCACAAGCGGTTGTTCGACGGCGATCGCGGTCCCAACACCGGCGGGATGGGCGGGTACGCCCCGGCGCCGTCGGTCGACGACGCGCTGCTCGGCCGGATCACCGACGAAATCCTCGAACCGGCGATCTGGGCCATGGCGCAGGAAGGGCGTCCCTATCGCGGGGTGCTGTACGCCGGGCTGATGCTTACCGGGGACGGGCCGCGCGTGCTCGAGTTCAACGCACGGTTCGGCGACCCTGAAGCCCAGCTCCTGATGCCGCTGCTCGCGTCGGGACTCCGCGACGCGGCGGACGCCGTCCTGGCCGGGCGCGTCGACCGGTGGCGTCCGCGCTGGCACGAGGGATACGCGGTGGGGGTGGCGCTCTGCGCGGGCGGCTATCCCGACCGCCCCGAAGGCGGGATGCCCATCGACGGCATCCCCGCGGCGCGGGCGCTCCCCGGCGTGCTCGTGTTCCATGCCGGCACCGCCCTGCGCGACGGCCGGCTTGTGGCCTCGGGCGGCCGCGTGCTCACCGTGGTCGGCCTGGGCTCGACGCTCGGGGAGGCGCGCGATCGCGCATACCGCGCGGCTGATCTCATCTCGTTCGAAGGCAAGACGCTCCGGCGCGACATCGCTTGTGCCGCCGGCGCACATCGCGAGGTGACACAGGCATGACGTCCGCCGCAGGAGGCCGCGCAGCGGCCGGAGGTCCCGCGCCAGACGGGGGGCCCCGTGTGCTCATCCTGATGGGCAGCGATTCCGATCTGCCGGTGATGCAGGAGGCCGGGCGCGTGCTCGGCGAGTTCGGCGTCCCCTTTGAGATCACGGTGGCGTCGGCGCACCGCTCTCCCGATCGCGCCGCAACGTACGCCCGCGAGGCCGAGGGCCGCGGCGTCCGCGTGATCATCGCCGGGGCGGGCGGGGCGGCCCACCTGGCGGGCATCCTGGCGGCCCACACGCCGCTCCCGGTGATCGGCGTGCCGCTCGGCGGCTCCGCGGTGAATGGGCTCGACGCGCTGCTCGCCACGGTGCAGATGCCGGCCGGCGTGCCGGTCGCCACCGTCGCGATCGGCGGCGCGCGCAACGCGGCGCTGCTCGCCGTGCAGATCCTTGCGACGGCGGACGACACTCTGCGGGATCGCTACCGCGCGTACAAAGCGCGCCTGGCCCGCGAGGTGGAGGAGAAGGCCGCGCGGATCACCACCGCCGCGACGGGCGGGTTCGGCATGGCGCCGCCGCGCGCGGGCGATTCGGCGCGGCCGGAGACGCGCTGACATGCCGGTCACCGCCGTGGTCGGGGCGCAGTGGGGCGACGAAGGGAAGGGCAAGGTCGTCGACACGCTGGCGAACCACGCCGACCTCGTTATCCGCTACAACGGGGGGAACAACGCCGGCCATACGATCCAGAACCAGCACGGGACCTTCCGGCTCCACCTGCTGCCGTCCGGCATCTTCCATCCGGCCGCGCAGTGCGTGATCGGCCCCGGCGTCGTGGTCAACGCGGACGTCCTCCTCGCCGAAATCGCGGAGGTCGAGCGCGTCGGCGTCTCCACCGTCGGCCGCCTCTGGCTCGACGAGCGGGCGCACCTCATCTTCCCGCACCACATCGTGACCGACGAGCTCGAGGAAGCGGCGCGCGGCGGCCGGCCGCACGGGACGACCAAGCAGGGCATCTGGCCGGTCTACGGCGACAAGGCGGCGCGCATCGGCATCCGCCTGGGAGATCTCGTGGAAGAGGCGCACCTCGCGGAGCAACTGCAGTTCATCGCCGCGCGCAAGAGCGCGCTGCTGCGCGGCGTCTACCGCCACGAGCCGGTCGAGCCCGGCACGCTCATCGCCGCCTGCGCGCGGTGGGCCGACCGCCTGCGGCCGTACATCACCGACACCCATCCGATCATCCAGGAGGCGCTCCGCGCCGACCGGGCGGTGCTGCTCGAAGGCCAGCTCGGCGTGATGCGCGATCTCGACTGGGGCCTCTATCCGTTCGTCACATCGTCGACCACGCTGCCCGGCGGCGCGAGCGCCGGCGCCGGCGTCCCCCCGGCGAGGATCACGCGCGTGCTCGGGGTGGCCAAGGCGTACACGACCGCCGTCGGCGCGGGCCCCATGCCGACGGAGATCGCCGACGAGACCGGCGACCGCCTCCGCGAGCTGGGGCAGGAGTACGGCGCGACGACCCGCCGGCCGCGGCGGTGCGGCTGGTTCGACGGCGTCGCGGCGCGATTCGCCGCCGAGGTCGCGGGATTCACGCACCTCGCCGTGATGAAGCTCGACGTCTTCGACACCTTCGAGACGGTGCGGCTGGGCGTCGCCTACCGGCTCGGCGACCGGACCATCCACGGCGTGCCCCACACGGCCGTGATGGCGCGCGTGGCCCCGGTCTACGAAGAGCTGCCGGGCTGGCGCCGCCCGACGCACGGGGCGCGGCGGCCGACCGACCTGCCGGTCGAGGCGCGGACGTTTCTGCGCCGGATCGAAGAAATCGTCGGCGTGCCGATCGCCATGATCGGGGTCGGGCCGGAGCGCTCGGACGTGATCTTCGGTCAGGAGGGCTTCCAGTGATCCCGCGCTACACCTCGCCGGAGATGGCGGCCCTGTGGAGTCCCGAGACGAAGTTTGCGACCTGGCTCGAAATCGAGCTGCTGGCGGCTGAGGCTCAGGCCCGGCTCGGAGAGATCCCGGCCGACGTGCCGCCGCGCCTCCGGGCCCGGGCGGGCGTGCCGAGCGCCGCCCGGATCGACGAGGTCGAGCAGGTCACCCGGCACGACGTCGTCGCGTTTCTGCGCGTCGTCGGCGAGACGGTGGGCGACGACGCGCGCTATCTCCACCGCGGCCTCGGATCGTCCGACGTGGTGGACACGGCGCAGTGCGTGCTGATGGTCCGCGCGGCGGACCTCATCCACGCGGCCCTCGGGCGGCTCCACCAGGCGCTGGCCGTGCTGGCCCGAACCCACAAGCGGACGGTGATGGCCGGCCGGACCCACGGCATCCAGGCCGAGCCGATCACGCTCGGGCTGAAGGCGGCGCTGTGGTACACGGAGGTGGGCCGGGACCTGGAACGAATCGGGCGCGCGCGCGAGGTGATCGGCGTCGGGAAGCTCTCCGGCGAAGTCGGCACGTTCGCGCACACGCCGCCGGCCGTCGAAGCCTACGTGTGCGCGCGTCTCGGGCTTCGGCCGGCCCCGGTCTCGTCCCAGGTCATCCAGCGCGACCGGCACGCGGAGTACCTCGCACATCTCGCGGTCGCCGCGGGGACGCTGGAAAAGATCGCGACGGAGATCCGATCGCTGCAGCGCACCGAGATCCGGGAGCTGGAGGAACCCTTCCGGACCGGGCAGACCGGGTCGTCGGCGATGCCGCACAAACGCAACCCGGTGACCTGCGAGCAGATCGCCGGACTCGCGCGCGTGGTCCGCGGCTGCGCCGTGGCCGGCCTGGAGGACATCGCGCTGTGGGGCGAGCGTGACATTACCCACTCGTCCGTGGAACGGGTCGTCGTCCCGGACGCGACGACGGTCCTGGAGTACATGGCGCGCCGGCTCGCCGGGGTGATCGAGGGCCTGCGCGTGTACCCGGAGCAGATGCGCGCGAACATGGAGCGGACCGGCGGGCTCGTCTTCTCGCACCGCGTGCTGCTCGCGCTCCTCGCGCGGGGACTGAGTCGCGACGAGGCCTACCGCATCGTGCAGACCGCCGCGATGCAGGCGTGGGACGGCGGCGGGAACTTCCGCGATCTGATTCGCGCCGCGGGTGTGCTCCCGGAGCCGGAGCTGACGGCGTGCTTCGACCCCGCGCCGGCGCTCCGGTACGTCGACGAGATCTTCGTCCGAGCCGGCCTCGAGCCGGCCCGCGGCGATCCGGCAGCGCGGACGGAGAAGGAGGGGACACGCCATGGATGACACGAGCCGCAGCGATACCCGCTCGCCGGCGGTCATGGAGACGCACCTCGACCTGCCGCTCATGGGCCGCGGCAAGGTCCGCGACATGTACGAGGCGGGCAGGTACCTGCTGATCGTGGCGACCGACCGCCTGTCCGCGTTCGACTGCGTGCTGGCGACCGGGATCCCGGACCGCGGGCGCGTGCTGACCGGGCTCTCCGCCTTCTGGTTCGAGCGGCTCCGCGGCATCGTCCCGAACCATTTCGTCACGATCGACCCCGCCGCGTTCCCGCCGGAGGCGCAGGCGCACCGGGAGATGCTGGACGGCCGCGCGATGCTGGTGGAGCGCTGCCGGCGCGTCGACTTCGAGTGCGTCGTCCGCGGCTACCTCGCCGGGTCGGCCTGGAAGGAATACCGTGACAGTGGAACGGCGTGCGGGATCCCGCTGCCGGCCGGGCTCGCGCTCGGGAGCCGGTTGCCGCACCCGATCTTCACGCCGGCGACCAAGAACGATCGGGGCCACGACGAGAACATCACGGCCGCGGCGATGGCGGTCCGCATCGGCGAGCCGCTGGCGCGCCGGCTGGAGGCGGCGAGTCTCGCCCTGTACGGCGAGGCCGCCGCGGTCGCGGACCGGGCCGGCTTCGTGCTGGTGGATACCAAGTTCGAGTTCGGCATCCCGTCTGCCGCGGGACGAACGGCGCGGGGCGACGAGGTCGTGCTGATCGACGAAGCCGTGACGCCGGACTCGTCCCGGTTTTGGGACGCGCGCACGTACGCGGCCACCGGGTCGACCGAGAGCTACGACAAGCAGGTGGTCCGGGATTACCTCGAGCAGAGCGGATGGAACAAGCAACCACCGCCCCCGGCGCTGCCCCCCGACATCGTCGAGGCGGCCCGAAGCCGGTATCTTGACGTGTACCGGCGTATCACGGGCCGGCGGCTGGAGGAGCGCTGATGGCGCCGACGGCCACGGGGGTGCGCACCGTGCGCGTGACGGTCCAGCTCAAACCCGGCGTGTTGGACGCGCAGGGCCAGGCGATCCAGAAGGGCCTGGACGCGCTCGGCCACACCGGCGTGCGCGCGGTGCGCGCCGGCCGGTACTTCGAGCTCGAAGTCGAGGACGGACCGGATTTGGACGCGCGGGTCCGGGCGATGTGCGACGGATTGCTCGCCAACACACTGATCGAGGACTTCCGGTACGACATCGCATGAGGGCCGTCGCACGCTCGACGTCGCATGACGCGGAGGGGCTGAGGTGAGGATCGGCATCGTGGTGTTTCCGGGCAGCAACTGCGACGCGGATACGTACCATGCCGTCCGCGACGTCCTGGGACAGCAGGCGGTCTACGTGTGGCACCGGGAAACCTCCCTCGACGGCCTCGACGCGGTGATTCTCCCGGGCGGCTTCTCCTACGGGGATTACCTTCGGGCCGGCGCCATCGCGGCCACATCCCCGGTGGTGCGCGCGCTGCCGGCGTACGCGGCGGCCGGCCGGCCGGTGCTCGGGATCTGCAACGGGTTCCAGACGCTGGTCGAGACGCGCCTCCTCCCCGGGAGCCTGCTGCTCAACGCGTCCGGCGAGTTCCGATGCCGGGACGTCCACGTCCGGGTCGAACGCACGGACACGCCCTTTACATGTGCGATGCGGGAGGGTGAGGTGTTGCGCGCGCCGATCGCCCACGCCGAGGGCCGGTACCACGTGACGGAGCGGGCGCTGGCGCGGCTCACGCTGGAACGGCAGATCGTGTTCCGCTACTGCGACCCGGCCGGGCAAGTCACCCTGGCCGCCAACCCGAACGGCGCCGTGGACAACATCGCGGGCGTCGCGAGCGTGTCCGGTACCGTGGTCGGACTCATGCCCCATCCCGAGCGGGCCAGCGAGGCGATCGTGGGGAGCGCGGACGGCCTGCGCGTCTTCGAATCGCTCATGCGGTGGGTGGCCGCGCCGCCTCGTTCCGAGGCGGCCGCGGCCGCATCTCCCGGGGCGGCGGGGGACCGGTGACGATGGTCGTCGAGTCGACCGCGACACCGGAGCGGGCGCTCGGCGCGCTCCGGCCCGACGAGTACACCGAGGTATGCCGGCGGTTG from bacterium encodes:
- a CDS encoding CoA-transferase; the protein is MPDYTIDELIITCMGRELRGEVLVSSVTAFGALAAHLARSTHSPELAVLATPESGMDVAALPTLTLGQFLTDNQRAIPLTMEDIFDAIFSDRFRIWINPAQIDEQGSVNISVIGAWEKPKVALVGSRGIPEDTSHLSQGLYYLTQHTPRAVVAKVDFVSGAGYTEERRKYLGHYGAPTRLVTDLGVFGFDPAAGRLVPRTLHPGVPPEQVQERTGFHLEIPSGIGTTPPPTEEEIRIIRAADPLEVRKLELLAGPESAEKFATIYERERQALHAAWPRRRH
- a CDS encoding CoA-transferase; amino-acid sequence: MSKVLTSDDVVARIPDGALIAIGGSSLSRKPMALVRALARSDRRDLRLIVNVGGPEVDLLIGTGKVAQVIYAFVGFEVMGLAPHFRRARQDGSVRFQEWSEFTIMAGLDATIKRLPFLPTRSGLATDLLRVNPAFKMFQDPFGGETLVAVPALRPDVALLHVNLADPQGNGVVLGDGHMDALCAKAAAQTFLSAEQILLPERLQTYGRDVHIFRTVVTGVVEARWGAHFTGCAPEYRADLNHVREYLTAARDRSSWHEYLEKYVYVDDREYARRLGGEHTLGERLRV
- a CDS encoding SDR family oxidoreductase, whose product is MFTGAFTGKVALVTGAGRGIGRATARLFADAGADIVVHYNRSREAAEEVAAGIAARGRRAAAIPADLEKPEDITRLFDETAERFGALDAFVANHAATAFKSTLETKPHHLQRTFDLIVRSLALCAQRAVPLMAGRAGAIVTIGGQGTVECLPNYAILASAKSAMETWTRYLAYELAGRGITANCVSPGVIATDSARFYGGDRYAEFDRLVSDYTPAGRMGAPEDVAAAVVFLCSPAARFITGQTVVVDGGLGLVAAPFEQFRRRQRGEGRSD
- the fabF gene encoding beta-ketoacyl-ACP synthase II, translating into MTKAVITGIGALTPVGLSAPETWAGLLAGRSGVGPVTRFDASNYPVRIAAEVSGFDPLAVMSRKQARRTARFAQLAIGAAQEALLDARLDVGPDNRDRVGVTIATALGGIEMVDREAPHLYGGRPDRVTPFLLPMLIGNMAASAVTIRFGTRGPSNASVGACAAGTIALMEARRWILAGDADCVLAGGTEAALTPAVWTALCSLGALSRRNEAPAQASRPFDRDRDGFVFGEGAVVFAVEREDLARAREARIYAELAGAALTSDAYHETAPHPDGIAAARAITGSLRTADARPDDVDLVVAHGTGTPLNDVAETGAIKAALGDRARAIPVTAPKSMVGHLIGAAGALAAMVGVLAIRDGIIPPTINLDHPDPACDLDYVPREARPATIRLALANAFGFGGQNCVVAVRATARARERAAPPRGEDR
- the purD gene encoding phosphoribosylamine--glycine ligase translates to MAVLVVGSGGREHALAWALAQEDRTTIPYCAPGNPGIASVATCLPCAPLDFDALAGEAVRHGVDITIVGPEAPLAAGLVDAFATRGLRAFGPTRAAAAIESSKSFMKTLCRRYEIPTARARTFDDPSAARDYVRSAGRPLVVKADGLAAGKGVVMARSADEAVAAVEDMMRGGRFGEAGARVVVEEWLEGDEVSIFGLSDGVHIVPLLPARDHKRLFDGDRGPNTGGMGGYAPAPSVDDALLGRITDEILEPAIWAMAQEGRPYRGVLYAGLMLTGDGPRVLEFNARFGDPEAQLLMPLLASGLRDAADAVLAGRVDRWRPRWHEGYAVGVALCAGGYPDRPEGGMPIDGIPAARALPGVLVFHAGTALRDGRLVASGGRVLTVVGLGSTLGEARDRAYRAADLISFEGKTLRRDIACAAGAHREVTQA
- the purE gene encoding 5-(carboxyamino)imidazole ribonucleotide mutase, whose product is MTSAAGGRAAAGGPAPDGGPRVLILMGSDSDLPVMQEAGRVLGEFGVPFEITVASAHRSPDRAATYAREAEGRGVRVIIAGAGGAAHLAGILAAHTPLPVIGVPLGGSAVNGLDALLATVQMPAGVPVATVAIGGARNAALLAVQILATADDTLRDRYRAYKARLAREVEEKAARITTAATGGFGMAPPRAGDSARPETR
- a CDS encoding adenylosuccinate synthase, whose product is MPVTAVVGAQWGDEGKGKVVDTLANHADLVIRYNGGNNAGHTIQNQHGTFRLHLLPSGIFHPAAQCVIGPGVVVNADVLLAEIAEVERVGVSTVGRLWLDERAHLIFPHHIVTDELEEAARGGRPHGTTKQGIWPVYGDKAARIGIRLGDLVEEAHLAEQLQFIAARKSALLRGVYRHEPVEPGTLIAACARWADRLRPYITDTHPIIQEALRADRAVLLEGQLGVMRDLDWGLYPFVTSSTTLPGGASAGAGVPPARITRVLGVAKAYTTAVGAGPMPTEIADETGDRLRELGQEYGATTRRPRRCGWFDGVAARFAAEVAGFTHLAVMKLDVFDTFETVRLGVAYRLGDRTIHGVPHTAVMARVAPVYEELPGWRRPTHGARRPTDLPVEARTFLRRIEEIVGVPIAMIGVGPERSDVIFGQEGFQ
- the purB gene encoding adenylosuccinate lyase — its product is MIPRYTSPEMAALWSPETKFATWLEIELLAAEAQARLGEIPADVPPRLRARAGVPSAARIDEVEQVTRHDVVAFLRVVGETVGDDARYLHRGLGSSDVVDTAQCVLMVRAADLIHAALGRLHQALAVLARTHKRTVMAGRTHGIQAEPITLGLKAALWYTEVGRDLERIGRAREVIGVGKLSGEVGTFAHTPPAVEAYVCARLGLRPAPVSSQVIQRDRHAEYLAHLAVAAGTLEKIATEIRSLQRTEIRELEEPFRTGQTGSSAMPHKRNPVTCEQIAGLARVVRGCAVAGLEDIALWGERDITHSSVERVVVPDATTVLEYMARRLAGVIEGLRVYPEQMRANMERTGGLVFSHRVLLALLARGLSRDEAYRIVQTAAMQAWDGGGNFRDLIRAAGVLPEPELTACFDPAPALRYVDEIFVRAGLEPARGDPAARTEKEGTRHG
- a CDS encoding phosphoribosylaminoimidazolesuccinocarboxamide synthase, with the protein product MDDTSRSDTRSPAVMETHLDLPLMGRGKVRDMYEAGRYLLIVATDRLSAFDCVLATGIPDRGRVLTGLSAFWFERLRGIVPNHFVTIDPAAFPPEAQAHREMLDGRAMLVERCRRVDFECVVRGYLAGSAWKEYRDSGTACGIPLPAGLALGSRLPHPIFTPATKNDRGHDENITAAAMAVRIGEPLARRLEAASLALYGEAAAVADRAGFVLVDTKFEFGIPSAAGRTARGDEVVLIDEAVTPDSSRFWDARTYAATGSTESYDKQVVRDYLEQSGWNKQPPPPALPPDIVEAARSRYLDVYRRITGRRLEER
- the purS gene encoding phosphoribosylformylglycinamidine synthase subunit PurS yields the protein MAPTATGVRTVRVTVQLKPGVLDAQGQAIQKGLDALGHTGVRAVRAGRYFELEVEDGPDLDARVRAMCDGLLANTLIEDFRYDIA
- the purQ gene encoding phosphoribosylformylglycinamidine synthase subunit PurQ, whose protein sequence is MRIGIVVFPGSNCDADTYHAVRDVLGQQAVYVWHRETSLDGLDAVILPGGFSYGDYLRAGAIAATSPVVRALPAYAAAGRPVLGICNGFQTLVETRLLPGSLLLNASGEFRCRDVHVRVERTDTPFTCAMREGEVLRAPIAHAEGRYHVTERALARLTLERQIVFRYCDPAGQVTLAANPNGAVDNIAGVASVSGTVVGLMPHPERASEAIVGSADGLRVFESLMRWVAAPPRSEAAAAASPGAAGDR